In the genome of Ctenopharyngodon idella isolate HZGC_01 chromosome 16, HZGC01, whole genome shotgun sequence, the window caccaaataatatgaaatattacaattttaaatatttttctattttaatatattttaaaatgtaatttattcctgtgacagAACTTTTTACTGGTACTAAAACTATCATTGGTTGTATTTCTGTAAACTATCGTTGGTTGTATTTCTGTAAACAATCATTGGTTGTATTCCAGCATACACTGCGCTTTATCAAAGTCTTAATATGGCCTCGGGTCTTCATCGGGGTCAAATGCATAATTGTCATGTTGATTCCACCGTGTTGCTGTGTGGTAGAAGGGCTCAGTCTCTCTCTGGGGCTGCTGTGGTTTACGTTGTTCCTTCTGCATTGTGGCATTCAGCTCTTCAATTTGTCGAACCAGGAATTGCTTGTCACGCTGTTCCTGTTACACCCAGATAAATACGGATTAAAGGATGGATTAATAATGGTTTCAGTAAGGTTAAACTGGAAAGAAGAAAGACTTAGGTGATCACACcccttattttaaatgttatattattttatcttgGCTTTTAGTGTTATCTACATTATATTCAGACCTCAAACACAAGGTATACCAAGTGaacttattgtaaataaatattattgtattatacaATTACACACATTGCGCaatttaaatatgcataacCATTCTACTCTGCAGATTTGAATTACTAATAACCAAGCACTTACCAGCTTACACTGGGACTTCAGGAGTGCTACACTTTTCCCGTGGATAGATGTTGAAGCGCTCACATAGCACAGGAGAACACTGTGTATTAAATACCAAATACATGTAATACATAAATGGACATTTTTATCACATTTTCATCAACAATTATATCATAAGCAGTCCTCTcttttttagcattatttatcaatataaattaatgattttaaacacattaaagtaTACTGATAGAAGGCATGTTGAGTAAAGTGTTCCATGAAACCATAAGAAATCCTGAATTGACCCAAGGCTGTTTATACTGACCAGGAGAAGATGAAGAGTGGTATAGAGAAATTCTGGGATCCAACATAAAACAGGAATTCTGCACTGGTGTTGTTTAGCATTTTGACAGCTCCTGGTACAACCTCCCACATTGTTTGGTGAAAGCGGAAAGGCCCACAGCCATAAGATGGATGGAtcctaccaaaaaaaaaaaaaaaagcattacatttacatgattatacattaatattctctttctgtcattaaaaacaacatgGAGAGTGGCAGGCCTCACTCACTTAGCCAAGCTGTAAAGGAGAACCACGCTGGCCAACATCCATCCGAAGAGCAGAACCAACAGGAAGAAGAAGTTGGAGGTGGTGGATCGGAAGTTTCTTGTTGCCGGTTGACAGTTCTGGAAGAGAGTTACCtgacacaaacaaacatggaCAAAATGAGCAATTGCAATCAATTGCATGTATGTGTCTGAGAAGGTTGTGCTCATGCCGTGGTACCTTTTTGCAGTAATAAAAGAGGATGAATTTGATGGTGTTGATGAATGGCAGCAACGGACAGAAAAGAGCTCCAGTCCAAACCACCGTTTGACTGTAAACTAGAGCAAGAACATTTGGGGCAACCACAAACTCTTGCCGTCCCACCAACTGAGCCAGTTTACATGAGCAATGATCCACCACAATCCtgaaaatgccaaaaataagTTATAGacataaatttttatatatagaaatcTATGacctaatacacacacacacacaaaaaaaaaaagtaaacagacCTGCGTGGGAATTCTACCAGGATTAGTGTTGCGATGGTAATCAGGAAGTCAAAAAGAGTCAGTTTATACATTTCCTGTCCAACTCGTGTCTCCCAGCACTATGTGGTTGTGAAAGAGGgattgaaagtaaaaaaaaaaagaaaaagaaagaagctgCATTTTTGTGAATCCTTGGGGATTAAACAGTAAGACATCaatctgtttaaaagtttgggatcagtaagatttaaaaagattttttttttttttttttttgtcatcacagctttgtcatcacaggagtaaattacattacacTTCTTAAAAACCGaccgcaaacttttgaatggtagtgtatctgACCAAATTATGAATGAGTGCATATCTTTCATTGGTTACCTTATATTGATCGTAATAATAATTGCAGGGTATACAGTTTTTGCTGTTGATTTCTCCCTCACAGGTAATCTGTTGCCATAGAGTGTACAGCAAAACACCCAAACTCACCAAACGCAGGAAGACCGCTCTACAATGACAAATGGAGAGAATGAGTAAAACTGAGCAAGCATAAGAGTCTCTAAAAGAATAATGACAAAGACAAATCAAACAGAGCAGTGGATGAATGAACAATGTGTGAGTATTTAGAGAAAATGATGGTGCTTCAtttgaaatgattcattttaaaagCTATTTAATGAGGGTCACAAAAGAAACTGCAGGCTAAGAGCTCTCAATGAGGTTTTAACCAAGGCTAAACAAGTACTGCTCTTCATTGTTCTGCTGTTTGTTCTCTTTGATATCTTTATTCTGTGTTGGTGTGAGTGTTGATCTAACCGTAGCAAGGCCAGGATGACCGTGGTACTGGGAGAATACTTTTCCAGTAATGCAATCTTGTCACACAGTAAAGGCACCACAAAATTGCTTGCTGTTATGACCATGGAGGGTAAGTATTGCAACAGCAGCCCCTTAAAGCCTGATGTTTTCTCAGACtaaaagaaaaagagatttCAATCAATTAATTGTCAAAAAATAAAGCCCAACAGGGTAATCAGAACCtcaaccaaataaataaatacatcaaaaatatagatttttgcACTACTTTTATAATCTTACTTATATATCATCTTAAAACTTTCTGTAAGGAAAAAATAGACCTatgctgcgtccgaaatcgtaTGCTGTATAGTAGGTACTACAACTGGTTTGAAACTTACTTTgcaaccattaaaaaaagtacattctatagagtatgaatgtgtgtagtatgaatgaaattcggacatacatccgccatgttgtcactgtCGTGTGACCAGTGCTGGGTAGACTACTTACCAACTGTAATCCATTACTGAATACAAATTACATGGTGAAAATTGTATTTAGtaaacactaaaaaaataaactaattgttggatttact includes:
- the tmc4 gene encoding transmembrane channel-like protein 7 — encoded protein: MELRSFNNQVHPTPDYPSPYGSQHSLRLRTVPAQDTSAVQFDWASPPEDAEDSDEPRNLRELPLHMGLKRAVWQVQQMRVPVVSSSWNIKQSQTFRRFCEVAKYVLSYFVLWKRGIQRIGGHFGGGVQSYFLFLRFLVILNFLSSLLIAAFVLIPSIVFRSTNSMSNSTIPAINLTGKDICLQYDPKPDTLMVFFTYFLDLVSGTGFMEYSYLFYGYYNNSMIESKGFSYNIPLAYLLTAAFYFLFCFICMIIRMGGTARVAVVTGGGAAGSYSVLVFTGWDHGLQGDRVTKLKQNNFRYRLQVDLEEERIKKKAASLTLGQTVSLYALRVFLNIVVLILIGATFYGIAVATQFSQSEKTSGFKGLLLQYLPSMVITASNFVVPLLCDKIALLEKYSPSTTVILALLRAVFLRLVSLGVLLYTLWQQITCEGEINSKNCIPCNYYYDQYKCWETRVGQEMYKLTLFDFLITIATLILVEFPRRIVVDHCSCKLAQLVGRQEFVVAPNVLALVYSQTVVWTGALFCPLLPFINTIKFILFYYCKKVTLFQNCQPATRNFRSTTSNFFFLLVLLFGWMLASVVLLYSLAKIHPSYGCGPFRFHQTMWEVVPGAVKMLNNTSAEFLFYVGSQNFSIPLFIFSCVLLCYVSASTSIHGKSVALLKSQCKLEQRDKQFLVRQIEELNATMQKEQRKPQQPQRETEPFYHTATRWNQHDNYAFDPDEDPRPY